The Aureimonas populi genome includes the window CACGCCGAAGCGGCGCTCGTAATAGGCGGCCTGCGCCCGGCGAAGCCCCGGAATGCCCTTGGAGGTGGAGTAGCGATGCGTGCGCGGGTCGCGGATCGCCTCGCACATCTTGTCGACCACGAATTTCGAGGTCGGCAGGTCGGGATTGCCCATGCCCAGGTCGATGATATCGACGGAGCGGGCCCGCGCGGCGGCCTTCTTCTTGTTCACCTCCTCGAACACGTAAGGAGGCAGGCGGCGGACCTTGTGGAACTCTTCCATGGCGAGACATCCCTGGCGCGGAAGGCCTCGTCATACTGCGCGCGTCACCGCCCTGCAATCGCCGTGGAGCGCGGCCCGATGATTTAGACCCCGGGGCTCAATTTCCCACCACGCGCCGCTGCTGCTCGCGCGCCACGGCCTGTAGTTCCTCCACCGTTCTGGCATATTGCGCGTTTCGGGATGCGGCCTCCGCCGCCCGCCCGGCCGCCGTCGCGGCGAGGGCGCCCGTGTCGGCCGCTCCCACGGGCCGGGCTCGCCCGGCGACGTTGGCGTATCGCGCCTGCGTCTCGGCCACCGCCTCCGCCGTGGCCTGCGAGGTGGCGGCCCGCGGATAGGCGCCGATCAGCGGGTAGCCGTCCGGGCCGAGGCGCTGCGAGGATGGGCCGCGCTCCACCTGCGGGGCGACGACCAGCGGAATGCCCGGGTCGTCATCGCGGGGCGTGAAGCCCTGGCATCCGCCGAGAACGCCGAGCGAGAGCGCCGCCAGTGCCTTGAGCGCCATGTTCTTCATCGATTCCCGCCTCTCGTCTCGCCACCGGCGTAGCCGTGCCCCGCGCGGGGCCACGCTTCAACCGCTCCCGCTGCGCTGCGCTGCGGCGACGAATGTGCCATGCAGAAAGCGTTTGAGGCTGAACTCGCGCCGTTATTCTGCTTTCTAGGAGAAGAAGGCGCGTTGAGGAAGCCGCCTTGCAGGGCGGCTGCTGGGAGGGACCGCGATGGACGACCATCACCGCGACGAGGCGACTTCTTCCGAAGGCGAGTTCGGAATTCGCGACCCGGAAGCCTTCGCGCGCAACATGGCACGCGCGCTGGAGCAGATCGGCAAGGCCGCCGCCGCATGGGTGGAGCCGCGCGAGCGCGGCGAAACGCCGGACGGAGGGCCGATAGCCTATGCCGACGTGGTTTCGACCCTCTCCGAGGTCAGCCGCTACTGGCTTGCCGACCCAGCCCGCGCGATGGAGGCGCAGACCCACCTCCTCTCCGGCTATCTCGACATATGGAGCCGCTCGATTCGTCGCCTTTCCGGCGAGCTGGAGCAAGAGGTGCAGCCCTCGCAACCCGACAGGCGTTTCCCGGACGAGGAATGGAGCAGGAACCCCTTCTTCGACTTCCTCCGCCAGGTCTATCTCCTGACGGCGCGCTGGGCGGACGACCTCGTGGCGCGGGCCGAGGATCTCGATCCCCATACCCGCCGCAAGGCCGCCTTCTATGTCCGGCAGCTTTCCAACGCCCTCTCGCCCTCCAATTTCGTGCTGACCAACCCCGAGCTCTACCGCGAGACGATCGCCGAGAACGGCGCCAACCTCGTGCGCGGCATGACGATGTTCGCCGAGGATATGGCGGCGGGGGGCGGCACGTTGAAGCTGCGCCAGAGCGACCGTGCCGGCTTCTCCATCGGCCGCAACATCGCCGCCACCCCCGGCGCCGTGGTGGCGCAGAACGATCTCTGCCAGATCATCCAGTACGAAGCGCGCACGGCCGAGGTCGCCCGGCGGCCCATCCTCATCTGCCCGCCCTGGATCAACAAGTTCTATATCCTCGACCTCAACCCGCAGAAGAGCTTCATCGGCTGGCTGGTGGACCAGGGGCACACGGTCTTCGTCATCTCCTGGGTGAACCCGGACGAACGCCATGCCGACAAGGACTGGCAGGCCTACATTGAGGAAGGGCTGGTCTTCGGCCTCGACATTGTGGAGGCCGCCACGGGCGAGGCGCAGGTCGACGCCATCGGCTATTGCGTGGGCGGAACGCTGCTGGCCGCGGCCCTGCCCTATCTCAAGGCCAGGGGGGACGAGCGCATCCGCTCGGCGACCCTCATGACCGCGCAGGTCGACTTCACCCATGCCGGCGACCTCAAGGTGTTCGTGGACGAGGACCAGCTCAAGGCGCTGGAAGGGATGATGGCGGCGAAGGGCTATCTCGAAGGCTCGCACATGGCGACGGCCTTCAACCTCCTGCGGTCCGGCGATCTGATCTGGCCCTATTTCATCGACAACTACCTGAAGGGCAAGGAGCCCCTGCCCTTCGACCTTCTCTACTGGAACGCCGACGCCACGCGGATGGCCCGGGCCAACCACCTCTTCTACCTGCGGAACTGCTATCTGGAGAACCGGCTCTCGCAAGGGGCAATGGAGATCGGCGGGCTGAAGGTCGATCTTCGCGTGATCGACATCCCCGTCTACAATCTGGCGACGCGAGAGGACCACATCGCCCCCGCCGAAAGCGTCTATGCCGGAAGCCGGGCCTTCGGCTCGCCGGTCACTTACGTCATGGCCGGGTCCGGGCACATCGCCGGCGTGGTCAACCCGCCGGACAGGCGCAAATACCGCTACTGGACCGGCCCGGCGCCCAGCGCCGACCTTTCCTTCGAAGCATGGCAGGCCGCCGCCCGGGAGACGGCGGGGTCGTGGTGGCCGCACTGGCGGCAGTGGCTGGCGAGCCATACGAGCGACAGGGTTCCGGCGCGCGCTGTCGGTGGCAGCGCGCTCAGCCTCATCGAGCCGGCGCCCGGCTCCTACGTTCGCGGCTGAGCGGCAAGGCACTTGAAGCCCGCGCGCCAAGGTGCGACATGCCTATCGACCCCTGACGATCCTGCCCGAGCGATTGGCACATGACACATTATCTGGAAGCCGAAGCCGAGCCCGTGCGCAACACCGGCAGCATCCGCCTCTACGGCGAGGATGCCTTCGTGGGTATGCGGCGCGCGGGCGCCCTGACGGCCCTGTGCCTCGATGAGCTGGCCGATGTCGTGCGCCCGGGCGTGACGACCGCCGCCATCGACGCGCATGTCTTCCAGTTCGCCCTGAAGCACGGCGCGCTTCCGGCCACGGTGAATTATCGCGGCTACCAATATGCGAGCTGCACCTCGATCAACCACGTTGTCTGCCACGGCCAGCCGAACGACAAGCCGCTGCGCGAAGGCGATATCGTCAATATCGACGTGACGCTGATCGTGGACGGCTGGCACGGCGATTCCTCGCGCATGTACCCCGTGGGCCGGATCAAGCGCGCGGCCGAGCGGCTGTGCGAGATCACCTATCGCTGCCTGGAGATCGGCATCGAGCAGGTGCGCCCCGGCGGCCATGTCGGCGATATCGGCGCGGCCATCCAGGTTTTCGCGGAGGGCGAGCGCTGCTCCGTCGTGCGCGACTTCTGCGGCCACGGCGTCGGCAAGCTGTTCCACGATTCGCCCAATATCCTCCATTACGGGCGGCGCGGCGAAGGGCCGGAGATGCGCCCGGGCATGATCTTCACCATCGAGCCGATGATCAATCTCGGCCGCCCGCACGTGAAGGTGCTGTCGGACGGCTGGACGGCCGTGACGCGCGACCGCTCGCTGTCCGCGCAGTACGAGCACGCGGTGGGTGTCACGGAGACGGGCTGCGAGGTCTTCACCCGTTCTCCGGGCGGCCTTGAAACGCCCGGCCTGCCCGCCGCCGCCTGAACCGGCCCATGCGTGCAAGGACCGGCGGGCCCGAGGGCGCCGCATCGAAGCATCATGACGGCCATCGCGACCGCCTGCGCGAGCGTTTCGCGCAGGCCGGCGAAAACGCGCTTGCGGACTACGAGCTTCTGGAGCTCCTCCTCTTCCGCACCATTCCCCGCCGCGACGTGAAGCCGCTGGCCAAGACGCTGATGGCCCGTTTCGGCTCCTTCGGCGAAGTCGTCAACGCGCCGCGCCACCTTCTGGAGGAAATCGACGGCATCGGCGCCTCCACCGCGCTGGATTTCAGCATCGTGATGGCCGTGAACCGGCGGGCGATGAGGGGCGAGATGCGCGGCCGCGAGGTCCTGTCCTCGTGGCAGAGCCTGCTCGACTACTGCAAGGCCGCCATGGCGCACGAAACGCGCGAGCAGTTCCGCATCCTGTTCCTCGACAAGCGCAACACGCTCATCGCCGACGAGGTGCAGCAGACGGGAACGGTGGATCACACGCCCGTCTATCCGAGAGAGATCGTGCGCCGCGCCCTGGAGCTTTCGGCAAGCGCGATCATCCTCGTGCACAACCACCCCTCCGGCGACCCCACCCCCTCGCGGGCGGACGTGGAGATGACCCGCACGGTGATCGAGACCGCCAGGCCCATGGGCATCGCCGTGCACGATCACATCATCATCGGCCGTTCGGGCCATACGAGCTTCAAGGGCTCGCGCCTGATCTGAGGACTATTGCAGGTGCCCCGCCTCCCGCACGAGGCGCACCTCCTGCGGGGAGATGAGGCCGCGATGCATGACCCGCACGGACTGGATCATCGCCTCGATCTCGCGCTCCCAATAGTCGAGGAAGCGCTTGAGGCGCGGATAGTCCGGGGCGATATCGTCGAACTGCCAGGAAAACGTCTGGAGAAGCGCCGGGTGGTCCGGCATCCGGTAAAGCACCTCGGCGGTGGTCACGCCGTAGCCTTGAAGCATTCGTTCGAACTGCGGGTCTGGAACGCGGCCTTTCATCAGCATGGGCTCCTCTTCAGGGGCGGCACGCACGGCCGCCATGGCAAGAGCCTGTGCCCCTTTTGTTGAGCAAAGCTTGCGCCGCGCCGCGCGCTCGCCTTCACATGCGCGTGACGGGAATGGCGCCGCCGGCGGCCAGCACCGCCTCCGGCGTATCCACGTCGAGCAGGGCGGCCGGGCCGATCTCGACCGTTGTGATCAGGTCCGCATGGGCCGCGATGATCGACCGCGCGCCGACATCGCCGCTCAGCTCCGAGATCTCGGCCCCGAGGCGGGACGGGAGGATCACCGGGTTGCCCCGCCGTCCCTCATGCGCTGCGATGACGATCGCCCCCGGCCCCTGTGCGCCGAATGCCAGGATGAGGCGCAAGAGATGGTCCGGCGTCAGCCCCGGCTGGTCGGCCAGCATGACGAGGACGCCTTGCGCCCCCTCGCTCGCCGCCCCGAAGCCGGCCTTGAGCGAGGTCGCCAGCCCTTCGCCATAGGCGGGATTGCGGATCGCACGGATATCGAGCCCGCGCAGCGCAGCCTCGACCTCGGCGGCCTCGTGGCCGAGGACGACATGCACACGGTCGGCGGAACTGGCCAGCGCTGTTTCGACCGAGCGGCGAACGAGCGGCACCCCGCCGAAGCGGGCCAGCAGCTTGTTGGGCTTCCCCATCCGCCTGGACTGCCCCGCCGCCAGCACCAGCGCGTGCACGCGGTTCATCGCGGCGGTGTCTCGCCGCGCCGCTCCGGGCGCATCCGCCGCTTGCGGAAGGCCGCGATAATCGAGCCGAGCACGGCCACGGCGATCTCCGCCGGCGTCGAGGCCCCGATATCGACACCGATGGGCGCCTCGATCCGCGCGATGGCATCCTCGGGAAGGCCCCCCTTGCCGAGCCGTTCCACGCGCCTGGCGTGGGTTTTCCGGCTGCCGAGTGCGCCGACATAGAAGCAGCCGGCCCTCAGCGCCTCGGCCAGCGGAAAATCGTCGATCTTCGGATCATGCGTCAGCGCCGCCAGCGCGGTGTAGGCGTCCAGCGGGCGCGCGGCCAGCACGTCCTGCGGCCAGGCTGCGTAAAGCGGCACCCCGGCAAAGCGATCCGGGGAGGCGAAGGCCGTGCGGGGGTCGATGATCTCCATGTCGTAGCCGGCGAGCCGCGCCATCGGTGCAAGCGCCTGGCTGATATGCACCGCGCCGATGACGACGAGGCGCGGCGGCGGCAGATGCACGTTGACGAAGAACGCCCCATCCGGCGTCTCGATCGAGGCCGACTTGCCGGACCGGAAAGCACTGGCGATCGCCTCGCCGCGGGGATCGGCCTCCAGCCCGGTCTCCCGGACAAGGCGCTGGCGGCCGCTGGACAACTCCGTTTCAAGCGCCACGGCCCGCCGGGCGGCGCGCGCCTCGTTCAGCTCGCGCAGCAGCGCGGCCCTCACGGTTCCAGTCTTTCGAGATAGACCTTGATACGCCCGCCGCAGGAAAGGCCGACCTGCCAGGCGGTCTCGTCGGCCACGCCGAATTCGAGCATTCTCGGCTCGCCCGTCTCGATCACCTGCGCGGCCTCGGCGATCACCGCCCCTTCCACGCAGCCGCCCGAGACGGAGCCCTCGAAATGGCCCTGCCCGTCCACGATCAGGTGGCTGCCGGCGGGGCGCGGGGCCGAGCCCCATGTCTCCACCACCGTCGCGAGAGCGCCTGAGCGCCCTTCCTCCATCCATCGCTCGGCTGTGGCCAGAACGTCGTCGCTTGCGCTCATTGGCGAACCCCGTGGGTCATGCTGTCCACGACACATAGGTTCCGCTCCTCCCCCTGTCAGAGGGTGCGATAGCGCCTGTCGCGATAAAGAAGGCTCGACGCCGGCTCGCCCTGGCGGATGGCGACGACTTCCCCGATGAGAACGCGGTGCGTCGCCACGATGCGGCTGTCCACCAGCCGGCAGTCGAAGCTGGCGAGCGCGCCGCTCTCCAGCACGGGCGAGCCTGTCGAAAGGGTCGACCAGCGGGCGCTGGCGAAGCGCGCCTCCGGCTCCAGCCCGCCCTGCCCGGAAAAGATGCGCGCCACGGGCTCGGCCTCGGCCGACAGCATGTTGACCGCGAACACGCCATTGGCCTCGAAGCGATCGTTGAGCGGGCTCGAGAGGTTCAGGCAGACGAGGAGAGTCGCGGGCGCGTCCGACACCGAGCAGACGGAGGTGGCCGTCACGCCGCGCCGCCCTGCCGGGCCATCCGTGGTGATCAGATGGACGGCGGCGGCGAAATGGCTCATCGCTTCGCGAAACTCAGCGCGGTCGACGGTCGGGTTTGTCAGCACTTCGAATCCCAATCCACGAATGCTGCGAGAACCGGCCGCCCGGCGGGACGGGGCGGAGCACTCGGATGCGAACGGCCCTCCGCGCTTGCCACGGAATGGCCGGCCCGGGCAAGCCCGCCGGCGAAGGGTTCGAGCTCGCAGCGGTCCGCACGCCGCGTGAGGCGCCTTCAAGGACGGAACCGGCATCACCGCCACCCGTTCGCCTTGGCGGCCAAAGGCAGGCGGGAGCCCGACATGCAGGACGAGATGCGCGACCATGAACAGACCTGGAGCGAATTCCGGTCTCTGGCGAACATGACGCCCACGGAACTGGAGCGCTGGCTGGAGACCGAGGAGTCGAAGACGGTCGGCATCACCAAAAAGGGCGAGAGCGAATCCGTCGGCCATGCTTCCGGCCGCCGGATCATCGAGATCAAGGCGACGAAGAAAGTCGATCTGACAGACAGCCAGTGGGCGCATATGCGCAAGGTCGTCGGCTACATCAAACGCCACTCGGCGCAGAAGCCGCAGGGCGACGTGACGAAAAGCCGGTGGCGCTACTCGCTGATGAACTGGGGCCACGATCCGTTGAAGTGAGAAAAGTCGTAACGCGGTATCATCCATCCACGAGAGGATGAAGGGGCGCAGGGTGCGCTCTCGCCTTCGCGGGGCGCGATGTCTAGGATACGCACATGCCTCGACGTGTCCTTCTCCTCTCCCTGCTCCTCGCCGCCGCATCCGGCCCCGCCGCCGCGCAGGCTTACGCGCTGGGCGTTGCAGCGCCTCTGTCCGGGCCGTCCGCCATTCTGGGCGAGCAGATGGTGGCCGGCGCGGCGGCCGCAGCCGGCACGCGCGCCACGGTCGTGGCCGCAGACACCGAATGTTCGGCGGAAGGCGGTGAGGTCGCCGCGCGCGTCTTCGTCCAGGAGCGCGTCGATGCGGTGATCGGCTTCCTGTGCACGCCGGCCATCGAAGCCGCCTTGCCGGTGCTGACGCAGGCCGGCATTCCGGTGGTCGATGTGGGCGTGCGCGCCAATCGCCTGACGAACAGGCGGGATCGGACCGGCCATCTCGTCTGGCGCCTGGCCCCGCGATCGGACGCGGAGGCCGACGCCATCGCCGCCTTCGTGCGCGAGAACTGGCGCACCGTGCCCTTCGGCATCGTCGAGGACGGCTCGGTCCAGGCACGCGACCTTGCCGACGAGGTCCGCGCGCGCCTCGGCCCCGAGTCGATAGAGCCCGCGCTCGTCGACAATTACCGGCCGGCCGAAGAAGTGCAGTTCCCCCTTGCCCGCCGCATCCTGCAAAGCGGGGTCACGCGCTTTCTGGCCTTCGGCAGCCGGCAGGACATCGCCATTCTCCAGCGGGACGCGGGCGAGATCGGGCTCGAGCTGGAAATAGTCGGCGGCGAGCAGCTCGTGGACGAGCCCGGCGAGACGGATATCGCGGCGGGCACGCGCGCCCTGGGCATCTTCGACGAGGCGCCGGAGGCGGGCCAGCGCATCGAGGAGGGCTATCACCGCCCTGCGCGTGCGGCCACCGAGATCGCGCTCGGCGCGCTCGATGCGGCGAGCGGGTCGAGCTTTGCCGAAGCCATGCAGCAGGCGACTTTTCCGACCGTGCTCGGCCCCATCTCCTTCGACGGGAAGGGCGATTCCAGCCGCCGTGCCTTCGAGCTGAGGGAGTGGAACGGCGAGGCGTTCGTTCCCGTGCCGCAATCGTGAGCGGGTTCGGCCGGCCCGGGCGCCGCAATCTCATCACCGACATCGCCGGGATCCGGGTCGGCAACGCTTCCGATGAGCGGCTGAAAAGCGGCTCCACGGTACTTCTCGTCGATACGCCTGCGCCCGCTTCGGTCGCCATCCTCGGCGGTGCACCGGGCACGCGGGAGACGGACCTGCTCGCGCCGGAAAACACGGTGCAGGCGGTGGACGCGCTGGTGCTGTCCGGTGGCTCGGCCTTCGGGCTCGATGCGGCCAGCGGCGCGCAGGCCTTCCTGCGCGAAGCCGGGCGCGGCTTCGAGGTGGCGGGGCTGCGCGTGCCCATCGTGCCCGCCGCGATCCTCTTCGATCTCGCCAATGGCGGCGACAAGGACTGGGCGCGTTTCCCGCCCTATCGCGAGCTCGGCTACGAGGCGGCGGCCAGCGCCGCGCACGACTTCGCCCTCGGCAGCGCCGGAGCCGGCGCGGGCGCGACGACGGCGACGGTGAAAGGCGGCCTCGGCTCGGCCTCCCTCGTCCTGCCGGGCGGCATCATCGTGGGCGCTCTCGTGGCGGTCAACGCGGTCGGCTCGCCGCTCGTGGGCACGACCCGCCATTTCTGGGCCGCTCCGTTCGAGATCGAAGACGAGTTCGGGGGCCTCGGCCTGCCCGCGCCGCTGCCGGCCGATGCCATCCTTCCGCGCACCAAGCTGGGCGCGCGGGCTGGCGCCAACACCACCATCGCCATCGTGGCCACCGACGCGCGCCTCGACAAGGCCGGCGCCAGGCGGCTCGCCGTCGCCGCGCATGACGGTTTCGCCCGCGCGCTCTGGCCAGCGCACACCGATTTCGACGGCGACCTCGTCTTCGGCCTCGCGACCGGGGGCAGCGGCATCGCGCCCGATGCACGGCAGGCGCTGGAGCTGGGCGCCGCCGCAGCGTCGGTCATGGCGCGCGCCATCGCGCGCGGCGTTCATGCCGCATCGACGGCGGAGAATGATCCGTTGCCGGCGTGGAAGGAGTTCGCATGAGGCTCATGCTGGCATCGCTCACGGCGTTCCTCGCCGCGCCAGCCCTTGCCGGCGACTTCGCCACGCTCAACCCGCTCGGCTTCTCGGCCGACGGCCGTGTCTTCGCGTTCGAGCAATATGGCATCCAGGACGGCTCCGGCTTTCCCTACGCAGAGATTTTCGTCCTCGATCTGGACGAGGACCGTTATCTGGCCCCCTCGCCCGTGCGGGTGCGCCTGGATGATGAGGGCGCGCATCTGGACGCGGCCCGGCGGCAGGCGCGCGAGGCGGCCGCCGGCCTGCTTTCCGCCCACGAGCCGAAGGCCGAGTTCGGGCTCATCGTCGCATCCAGCCCGCCGACGGAGCTTTCGGCCGACCCGCACCGGGTGGAGTTCCTGCCCCGCGCCATCGAGCCGCGCATCGACGAGCCGGTGGAGCTGCGCCTCTCCCTCCTGCCCCGGCCCGATGCGCCGGAGTTCTGCACCGCGTTCGGCCACGGGATTTCCGGCTTCAGGCTGGTGCGCGTGGCGGCAGGGCCGGGAGAGACGGCGCGCGTCCTGCACGAGGACGAGACCCTGCCGGACAGCCGCGCTTGCGCCTTCGACTACCGCATCGCGCAGGTGCAGGTTCACGGCACGGCGACGGGCCGGATGCGGGCCGTGGCGCTCATCGGCGTGAAGCAGGTCGGCTTCGAAGGGCCGGACATGCGCTACATCGCCGTGCCCGTGCCGCTGGACTGAACGTTGAGCGCCCCGCCCGCCTCTGTTAGACGGCGGGCGACCCCTCCTCCGCTCACGAAGGCTTGACGCTCATGGTCCCCCGCTACTCCCGCCCCGAGATGGTCTCCGTCTGGTCGCAGGAGACCAAGTTCCGCATCTGGTTCGAGATCGAGGCCCATGCCTGCGACGCGCTGGCCGAGATCGGCGTGATTCCCGCCGAAGCGGCCAGAACCATCTGGGAAAAGGGCGGCGCCGCCACCTTCGACGTCGCGCGGATCGACGAGATCGAGCGCGAGACCAAGCACGACGTGATCGCGTTCCTGACCCATCTGGCGGAGTTCGTCGGGCCGGATTCGCGTTTCGTCCATCAGGGCATGACCTCCTCGGACGTGCTCGACACCTGCTTCAACGTCCAGCTCGTCCGGGCCTCCGACATCCTTCTCGCCGACCTCGACGCGCTTCTCGCCGCGTTGAAGCGCCGCGCCTTCGAGCACAAGGACACGATCACCATCGGCCGCAGCCACGGCATCCACGCCGAGCCGACGACCTTCGGCGTCAAGCTCGCGCTGGCCTATGCCGAGTTCGAGCGCTGCCGCCAGCGGCTCGTGGCGGCGCGCGAGGAGGTGGCGACCTGCGCCATTTCCGGCGCGGTCGGCACCTTCGCCAATATCGACCCGCGCGTGGAGGAGCACGTCGCCAAGGCCCTCGGGCTGAAGCCGGAGCCGGTTTCCACGCAGGTCATCCCGCGCGACCGCCACGCCATGTTCTTCGCCACCCTCGGCGTCATCGCCTCGTCGGTCGAGCGGCTGGCCATCGAGGTGCGGCATCTGCAGCGCACCGAGGTTCTGGAGGCGGAGGAGTATTTTTCGCCCGGCCAGAAGGGGTCCTCGGCCATGCCCCACAAGCGCAACCCGGTGCTGACCGAGAACCTGACCGGGCTTGCCCGCATGGTTCGCTCCTACGCCCTGCCGGCGATGGAGAACGTGGCGCTCTGGCACGAGCGCGACATCTCCCATTCCTCCGTCGAGCGCATGATCGGCCCGGACGCCACGATCACGCTCGATTTCGCGCTGGCACGCCTCACCGGGGTGGTGGACAAGCTGCTCGTCTACCCCGAGCGGATGGAGAAGAACCTCAACCAGTTCAAGGGCCTGGTGCACTCCCAGCGCGTTCTCCTGGCGCTGACGCAGGCCGGCGTCAGCCGTGAGGACGCCTACCGCCTCGTCCAGCGCAACGCCATGAGGGTGTGGGAGGCAGGCGCCGACTTCCTTCAGGAGCTTCTGGCCGATGCCGACGTGACGGCCGCGCTTTCCGAGGACGAAATCCGCGAGAAGTTCGACATCGGCTACCACACCAAGCATGTCGATACGATTTTCACGAGGGTTTTCGGCACCGCTGAAAAATGAATCACGGAATCGAGAGGAAGGGCGGAACCTAAGCAGGCCCTGGCGATTTATCGTGCACACATCGTTGCACGCTGAAAGGCAAGGAAACGACATGACCCATACGCCTCCCCCTCCCGGCCAGACGCCCCC containing:
- the phaC gene encoding class I poly(R)-hydroxyalkanoic acid synthase codes for the protein MDDHHRDEATSSEGEFGIRDPEAFARNMARALEQIGKAAAAWVEPRERGETPDGGPIAYADVVSTLSEVSRYWLADPARAMEAQTHLLSGYLDIWSRSIRRLSGELEQEVQPSQPDRRFPDEEWSRNPFFDFLRQVYLLTARWADDLVARAEDLDPHTRRKAAFYVRQLSNALSPSNFVLTNPELYRETIAENGANLVRGMTMFAEDMAAGGGTLKLRQSDRAGFSIGRNIAATPGAVVAQNDLCQIIQYEARTAEVARRPILICPPWINKFYILDLNPQKSFIGWLVDQGHTVFVISWVNPDERHADKDWQAYIEEGLVFGLDIVEAATGEAQVDAIGYCVGGTLLAAALPYLKARGDERIRSATLMTAQVDFTHAGDLKVFVDEDQLKALEGMMAAKGYLEGSHMATAFNLLRSGDLIWPYFIDNYLKGKEPLPFDLLYWNADATRMARANHLFYLRNCYLENRLSQGAMEIGGLKVDLRVIDIPVYNLATREDHIAPAESVYAGSRAFGSPVTYVMAGSGHIAGVVNPPDRRKYRYWTGPAPSADLSFEAWQAAARETAGSWWPHWRQWLASHTSDRVPARAVGGSALSLIEPAPGSYVRG
- the map gene encoding type I methionyl aminopeptidase — protein: MTHYLEAEAEPVRNTGSIRLYGEDAFVGMRRAGALTALCLDELADVVRPGVTTAAIDAHVFQFALKHGALPATVNYRGYQYASCTSINHVVCHGQPNDKPLREGDIVNIDVTLIVDGWHGDSSRMYPVGRIKRAAERLCEITYRCLEIGIEQVRPGGHVGDIGAAIQVFAEGERCSVVRDFCGHGVGKLFHDSPNILHYGRRGEGPEMRPGMIFTIEPMINLGRPHVKVLSDGWTAVTRDRSLSAQYEHAVGVTETGCEVFTRSPGGLETPGLPAAA
- the radC gene encoding RadC family protein — protein: MRARTGGPEGAASKHHDGHRDRLRERFAQAGENALADYELLELLLFRTIPRRDVKPLAKTLMARFGSFGEVVNAPRHLLEEIDGIGASTALDFSIVMAVNRRAMRGEMRGREVLSSWQSLLDYCKAAMAHETREQFRILFLDKRNTLIADEVQQTGTVDHTPVYPREIVRRALELSASAIILVHNHPSGDPTPSRADVEMTRTVIETARPMGIAVHDHIIIGRSGHTSFKGSRLI
- a CDS encoding usg protein, with product MLMKGRVPDPQFERMLQGYGVTTAEVLYRMPDHPALLQTFSWQFDDIAPDYPRLKRFLDYWEREIEAMIQSVRVMHRGLISPQEVRLVREAGHLQ
- a CDS encoding nucleotidyltransferase family protein, coding for MNRVHALVLAAGQSRRMGKPNKLLARFGGVPLVRRSVETALASSADRVHVVLGHEAAEVEAALRGLDIRAIRNPAYGEGLATSLKAGFGAASEGAQGVLVMLADQPGLTPDHLLRLILAFGAQGPGAIVIAAHEGRRGNPVILPSRLGAEISELSGDVGARSIIAAHADLITTVEIGPAALLDVDTPEAVLAAGGAIPVTRM
- a CDS encoding XdhC family protein translates to MRAALLRELNEARAARRAVALETELSSGRQRLVRETGLEADPRGEAIASAFRSGKSASIETPDGAFFVNVHLPPPRLVVIGAVHISQALAPMARLAGYDMEIIDPRTAFASPDRFAGVPLYAAWPQDVLAARPLDAYTALAALTHDPKIDDFPLAEALRAGCFYVGALGSRKTHARRVERLGKGGLPEDAIARIEAPIGVDIGASTPAEIAVAVLGSIIAAFRKRRMRPERRGETPPR
- a CDS encoding XdhC family protein; the protein is MSASDDVLATAERWMEEGRSGALATVVETWGSAPRPAGSHLIVDGQGHFEGSVSGGCVEGAVIAEAAQVIETGEPRMLEFGVADETAWQVGLSCGGRIKVYLERLEP
- a CDS encoding flavin reductase: MSHFAAAVHLITTDGPAGRRGVTATSVCSVSDAPATLLVCLNLSSPLNDRFEANGVFAVNMLSAEAEPVARIFSGQGGLEPEARFASARWSTLSTGSPVLESGALASFDCRLVDSRIVATHRVLIGEVVAIRQGEPASSLLYRDRRYRTL
- a CDS encoding DUF3140 domain-containing protein, which encodes MQDEMRDHEQTWSEFRSLANMTPTELERWLETEESKTVGITKKGESESVGHASGRRIIEIKATKKVDLTDSQWAHMRKVVGYIKRHSAQKPQGDVTKSRWRYSLMNWGHDPLK
- a CDS encoding ABC transporter substrate-binding protein, whose amino-acid sequence is MPRRVLLLSLLLAAASGPAAAQAYALGVAAPLSGPSAILGEQMVAGAAAAAGTRATVVAADTECSAEGGEVAARVFVQERVDAVIGFLCTPAIEAALPVLTQAGIPVVDVGVRANRLTNRRDRTGHLVWRLAPRSDAEADAIAAFVRENWRTVPFGIVEDGSVQARDLADEVRARLGPESIEPALVDNYRPAEEVQFPLARRILQSGVTRFLAFGSRQDIAILQRDAGEIGLELEIVGGEQLVDEPGETDIAAGTRALGIFDEAPEAGQRIEEGYHRPARAATEIALGALDAASGSSFAEAMQQATFPTVLGPISFDGKGDSSRRAFELREWNGEAFVPVPQS
- a CDS encoding P1 family peptidase, which translates into the protein MSGFGRPGRRNLITDIAGIRVGNASDERLKSGSTVLLVDTPAPASVAILGGAPGTRETDLLAPENTVQAVDALVLSGGSAFGLDAASGAQAFLREAGRGFEVAGLRVPIVPAAILFDLANGGDKDWARFPPYRELGYEAAASAAHDFALGSAGAGAGATTATVKGGLGSASLVLPGGIIVGALVAVNAVGSPLVGTTRHFWAAPFEIEDEFGGLGLPAPLPADAILPRTKLGARAGANTTIAIVATDARLDKAGARRLAVAAHDGFARALWPAHTDFDGDLVFGLATGGSGIAPDARQALELGAAAASVMARAIARGVHAASTAENDPLPAWKEFA
- a CDS encoding DUF2259 domain-containing protein; amino-acid sequence: MRLMLASLTAFLAAPALAGDFATLNPLGFSADGRVFAFEQYGIQDGSGFPYAEIFVLDLDEDRYLAPSPVRVRLDDEGAHLDAARRQAREAAAGLLSAHEPKAEFGLIVASSPPTELSADPHRVEFLPRAIEPRIDEPVELRLSLLPRPDAPEFCTAFGHGISGFRLVRVAAGPGETARVLHEDETLPDSRACAFDYRIAQVQVHGTATGRMRAVALIGVKQVGFEGPDMRYIAVPVPLD